In Vicingaceae bacterium, the DNA window TCCGGCAAACATTCTGGTGGGGTCCTCACCCTCGCGCTTAAAAGGATAAATTCCTGCTGTATACGGAAAACTTCCGGGAACGTTTTCACGAAGCATCCAATAAAGCAAATCACCCCATGATCTGTATTTTGGGGTAGCAACTTTGGGCACTTTCGTATGTGCTAAAGTTTCATGATAAGTTTTGACTTTTATGTCTTTGCCTCTAACCTGATATACATAATAATCATCGGCATAGCGTTGTTTTTCTTGTTTCCATGTTTTGATTTTCTCCCAATGATGTGGATCGAGATTTTTCTTTATTTTATTGAATTCAGCAAGCAGCGTTTTCAACATTTCGTCTTGTGCTGCCTTTTTCTCAATTTTTTCGAGCGTTTCTTCGATGCTATCGTTGTTTTGATCAAGGGCCGCAATATGTTTCATGGTATGAAACAATGCAAACAATTTTTCGGCTATATCTGCCTGATTTCTTGCCCATTGATCGTAGTTCCTGTTGGTTTCTGCAATTTCACTTAAATACCGGGTTCTTTTAGGGGGGATAATGTAAATTTTTTGTGACATTTCATTACTAATCTCAAGTTTTGAACGTAAGGGTGCTCCGGTTTTTGCGGCAATCGTGTCCATTAACTTTTTATACAACCTGTTTGTTCCCGGATCGTTAAATTGAGAGGCAATGGTTCCAAATACCGGTAACTCTTCATCAGGGACATCAAACAATTGATGATTTCTTTTATATTGTTTTCTTACGTCTCTTAGTGCATCTTCGGCACCTTTTTTATCAAATTTGTTAATGGCAATCACATCGGCAAAATCAAGCATGTCGATTTTTTCCAACTGTGAGGCAGCACCAAATTCGGGGGTCATCACATACAAGGAAACATCGCTAAAATCAAGTATTTCAGTATCACTTTGTCCGATACCGGATGTTTCTAAAATTATCAAGTCAAAATCACCGGCACCTTTTAAAACATTCAATGCATCTTTGACATATTTGCTTAAAGCAAGATTACTTTGACGGGTTGCCATTGACCTCATGTAAACACGCGGGTTGGATATGGAATTCATCCTGATTCTGTCGCCTAATAAGGCCCCTCCTGTTTTTCGCTTGCTGGGATCAACAGAAATAATTCCCAAGCGTTTGTCAGGAAAATCAAGCAAAAATCGTCTCACCAACTCATCAATCATACTGGATTTTCCGGCCCCTCCGGTGCCGGTGATACCTAAGACCGGCGTTTTACATTTTTTTGAACGTTGTTCGACAGCTTTTACATAAGCCCCGTGTTTTTGTGGAAAATTTTCAAAAGCAGAAATCAAACGGGCAATTTTAAATACATCTTTGGAGGTATAATCAATAAATGATTCATCTAAATAATCCCCCACAGGAAAATCAGAACGTTGAACCAGGTCATTAATCATGCCTTGCAAACCTAACTCCCTTCCGTCGTCAGGATGATAAATTCTGGTAATACCGTATGATTCGAGCTCTTTTATTTCAGAGGGCAATATAGTGCCGCCACCACCACCAAATATCTTTATATGCCCACATCCCTTTTCTTGCAGGAGGTCATACATGTATTTGAAGAATTCCATATGTCCTCCTTGATAAGATGTGACGGCTATCGCCTGTACATCTTCCTGAATGGCGCAATCCACAATTTCTTGCACGCTCCGGTTATGTCCAAGGTGAATTACCTCAACACCGGTACTCTGCATAATTCTCCGCATGATGTTGATTGCCGCATCATGCCCATCAAACAACGATGCAGCAGTAACAATTCTGATATGGTTTTTTGGCTTGTATACGTCCGGTCTTCTTTCAGCCCTGACAGATATTGCCTTTTCTTTGGTTGATTTCATATACAGGTAAGTTTATTCTTACAAAAATAACAATAAATTGTTGGCAAATTTAAGATTGTAAAATAAAATAAATCGCTCTCCTTAAAAAGTAATAACACCATTTTTTTATTTTTAACGACAAAAGTTATTGAAATTTGTCTCCCGCAAATACTTCAATGATTTTGTAAAATAAAGAAAGATCTCTGCAAATTGTATATTGTTGATCATGATAAATTCCTTTATCATGAAAGATAAAAGTATTTTTCAATTAAACCTATTCGGTTATTTTAAAGAAATGAAAGAGAGTTTTTAATTTAAATTCTGTTCCATTTTAAAAAAATAAAAAACGCATTGCAATGCAATGCGTTTTTTAAGTTCAAAATCTTTCTGTTTTTAACCTCCAAAATCGTCGAACGAGATGTTTTCTTCAGGAACACCAAACTCTTCGCACATCTTTAACACTGCGGCATTCATTGCAGGTGGACCACAGAAATAATACTCAATATCTTCCGGAGCTTCATGCTTTGAAAGATAATTGTCTATCAATGCTTGATGCACAAAGCCCACAAATCCATCCCCTTCCGGATCATCAAGGCTCTTTTTCACTTTCCAATTATCTTCCGGCAAGGGTTCACTCAATACCACATAAAACTTAAAGTTTGGAAATTCTTTTTCTATCTCCCTGAAATCCTCAATATAAAACAATTCACGTCTTGAACGCCCTCCATACCAAAAACTCACTTTTCTGTTTCTTTCTTTCAAAGTATGGAAAAGATGAAACAAGTGAGAACGAAGCGGAGCCATTCCTGCACCACCACCTATATAAATCATTTCGGCTCCGGTGTGCTTTATATGAAACTCACCGTAAGGTCCGGAAATTGTCACTTTATCCCCGGGCTTTCTTGAAAATATGTATGATGAGCAAACTCCGGGATTCACATCCATCCATGTATTTTTTTGACGATCCCAGGGTGGTGTGGCAATTCTCACATTTAGCATGATAATGTTGCCTTCGGCTGGATGATTTGCCATTGAATATGCTCTGAATTGTGGTTCAGTATTGACCATTTTTAAAGACCAAAGGTTGTATTTGTCCCATTCGGATTGAAATTCATTTGGATTTTTATGGTATTTTGGATGTGCTGTTATGTCAATATCTTTGAAATCTACAGTAATCACAGGCACATCAATCTGAATATACCCACCGGCTTCAAATTCCAAGTTTTCTCCTTCCGGAAGTTGTACTACAAATTCTTTGATAAATGAAGCCACATTGTAATTTGAAACAACTGTGCACTCCCATTTTTTGATACCAAAAACTTCGTCGGGTATGCGGATCTTCATGTCCTGTTTAACTTTCACCTGACAAGCCAAACGCCAATGATCCTGAATTTGTTTTCTTGAAAAATGTGGTACTTCAGTTGGTAATATCTCACCCCCACCTTCAAGAACCTGACATTTACACATGGCACAGGTTCCTCCTCCACCACATGCAGAAGGCAAAAGTATTTTATTGTTACCCAGGGTGGTCAATAAAGTGGATCCTGCTTCTACTACCAGTTCTTTTTTGTCGTTTATGATAATTTTAACCGGACCGCTGGTGGTTAATTTACTTTTTGCCCAAAGCAAAACAGTAATCAATAAAAATATCACCAGGAAAAAAACACCGGCAGCAAGCAAAACAATTGTTGTAGCATTTAATAGATACATAATCTGAAGTTTTTATATTTTAATTCCCATAAAACTCATAAAAGCAATTCCCATCAAACCTGTAATAATAAAAGTTATTCCCAACCCTTTAAGCGGTGCAGGAACATGCGAATAACGGATTTTTTCTCTTATGGCGGCAATAGCCACTATAGCGAGAAACCAACCCACACCGGCACCTAAAGCAAAAGCAGTAGCTTCTCCGATATTGGCATATTGACGTTCTTGCATAAATAATGAAGCCCCTAAAATAGCACAATTTACGGCAATCAGTGGTAAAAAAATACCCAAAGCACCATATAAAGCAGGAGCAAATTTTTCAACCGCCATTTCCACTATTTGCACAATTGTGGCAATAACTGCAATAAACATTATAAAGCTCAAGAAACTCAAATCAACATTTGCCAAAGAAGGACTCAACCAAGACAAGGCACCTGCCTTCAACATATAATTTTCCAATAAATAATTGAAAGGAACCGTAATTAATTCAACAAAAATAACAGCCAATCCTAAACCAAATGCCGTTTTAACGGTTTTTGACACGGCCAGATAAGAACACATGCCCAAAAAATAGGCAAAAATCATGTTCTCTATAAAAACTGATTTTACGAATATGTTTACGTATTCCATAATGCTTATTATTTTTCGATTAATTTTTTATTGTAACTTCTTTGAACCCAGATAATCACCCCCACGGTAATAAGTGCCATCGGTGGCAAAATCATCAAACCATTATTAAAATATCCCATTTCATAAAATGAATCAGGGATGATCTGTACGCCCATCAATTTGCCTGAACCAAACAATTCTCTGAAAAAAGCGACAATTATCAAAATTATTCCATAACCCAAAGAGTTTCCTATTCCGTCAAGGAATGATTTCCAGGGAGTATTTCCTAATGCAAAGGCCTCAAGACGACCCATTACAATGCAATTGGTAATAATAAGCCCCACAAATACCGATAATTGTTTACTAACATCATAAACAAATGCTTTCAGAACTTGATCCACAATGATTACCAATGAAGCCACCACGACCAATTGAACAATAATCCTTATACGGTTTGGTATGTAGTTTCTCATCAAAGATATAATCACGTTTGATCCGGCCACTACAAACAATACTGAAATTGCCATTACCAATGCCTGCTTCATTTGCACGGTAATAGCCAAGGCCGAACAAATACCCAACACCTGCACGGTGATTGGATTGTTGTCGTTTAGCGGATCTTTTATAAGCCGCATGTTTTTCGGTGAAAACAAGGGCTCTTTCACCTGTTGTTTTTCGGCTACTTCACTCATACTTGTTTATTTTTTAAAAAAGGTTCATAAGTTTTCATGGTTCGTTCTATCATTTCCGTAACGCCATTACTGGTAATTGTGCCTCCGGAAATTGCATCAACCCCATGCGGGTCATTGTCATCGGCACCTCCTTTAACAACAATTACCGATTTAAAATTACCATTTTCGTCAAACAATTTTTTACCGACAAATTGTGCTTGAAACCATGGTTGACTGATTTCGGCACCCAACCCGGGAGTTTCTCCTTTATGATCAAAGACAGCACCGGCAATTGTATTTTTATCTTCGTCCAATGCCAAATATCCCCAAATAGGTCCCCATAGACCTTTGCCCACCATGGGAATAATATATTTCACCTTTCCATCATCTCCTTTATAAACAAATACGGGGAAATTTTTTTGACCTCCCGATTTAAATTCTGTCAAAATATCCACTTGAAAAGCTTCTACACCTGCTTTTTTATTTCCATTTGCATCAAATACATACGATTCCACTATGTATTTTTTGAATGCATCCTCTGCTTCGTCCCTGCTTACATTCATCCCCACACTCGATAGTATGTTTTGCATTTTTTCACGCTCGATATTTTTCTTTTGCAGGGGTTTTAATGTTTCCGAAGTAAAAGCAAGTATAACGGAAACTATCAATGTCATTACTATTGCAAAAACAAACGTATATTTATTGCTATTTACATCTACACTCATACCTTTTAATTTTAATGTGTTGTTACACTTGTATTTTCTTTTAATTTTGGATAAATCACCGGTTTTCTAGCCAAACGGCGCTTGATATTGGCTTGAATAACATAGTGATCTATCAGTGGAGCCATCACATTCATAAACAAAATTGCCAGCATCATCCCTTCCGGATAAGCGGGGTTGAAAACTCTTATTAAAATGGCAAAAACACCTATCAGGAAACCATAAATATATTTACCTGTATTGGTTTGAGCTGCCGTTACCGGATCTGTTGCCATGAATACGGCCCCAAAAGCGAACCCTCCGATCACTAAATGATGTAAGGCGGGTATCTGCATCAACGTGTTGGCTCCAAAAGCATTAAAAATGGAAGCCATCACCCAGCCTCCCAAAAACACACTCAACATGACCCTCCAACTTGCCACTCCGGTAATCAATAAAAACAAACCGCCCAGCAAACAGGCAAGAGCACTTGTTTCGCCAATGGATCCGGGAATTAAACCTATGAAAGAATCCATCAACGAATATTTAGCCGTGAAATCTTGTATGGGCATGTTGGCCGCAGCGTCTCCCAGAGCTGTGGCTCCTGTCACCGCATCTACGGTTCCGCTGAAAGGAGCATCGGCATACCATACAGACGTTCCGGATATCATGGTGGGATAAGCAAAAAACAAAAATGCACGTGCTACCAATGCCACATTGACAAAATTCATTCCCGTACCTCCAAAAACCTCTTTGGCAAAAATCACGGCAAACGCCGTGGATACAGCCACCATCCATAAAGGTACATCGGCAGGCATAATCAAAGGTATCAAAAGCCCCGAAACCAAAAAGCCTTCCTGGATAGGATGGCGATTGATGGCACAAAAAATAAATTCAATTCCTAATCCGACAACATAAGAAACAACAATCAAAGGCAATACCTTACCTAATCCTACCAAAACAATATCTCCAAAAGAAGCATTGGTAATACCCTGTGCGATATAATGCTGATAACCTGTATTGTAAATACCGAAAAGTAAGCATGGTATTAAAGCAATGATAACCGAGAACATTGTCCTTTTGAGATCAACGGCATCACGTATGTGAGCCCCGCTATGAGTCGTATGGCCGGGGACAAACAAAAAAGTATAAAACCCATCCCACATCCAATATGCCAATGGAAACTTGGCATTAGGATCGGGCTTGATTTTTTGCATAAATTTTTCAAGTGCTTTCATACAATTATAATTCTTTAATTGCCAATTCTATTCCTTTTTTTACAATTTCTTGCGAATTGATTTTACTTGTGCAAATAACTTCACAGAGAGCAAAATCTTCCGGAACAACTTCGTAAATACCTAATTTCTCCATCAATTCCAAATCTTCCACTAAAATTGCTTTTAATAATTGAACCGGATATATATCAAACGGAAACACCTTTTCATACTGACCACTTACTACAAATGGACGTTCCTCACCGTGCATGGATGTATCGAGATCATACTTGCGTGAAGGCAATAATTTTGACGGAAACAATCCCGATAAGCTGAATTTGTTAAATCCGGGCAACAACCATCCCAAAAACTCAGGTTGACCACCTTCCGGAATCACCGATACCTGATAATCATAAAATCCCAAATATCCGTTTTTATCCACTTTGGTTCCCGTAAGCACACTTCCACTAATAATGCGGTATTCTCTATCGTTTTTAAGATTGTTTTCCAACAATGCGGCCATGGATACCCCTGCAATTGTTCTAAAATGTTTCGGAGATTGTATCCCCGAACCTCCCACAGCCACTACACGAGTATAATCTACCGTGCCGGTTTTAAAGAATTTTGCTATAGTCAGCACGTCTTGCGGTGTAAGTGTCCACACTACCTCACCTTTACAAATCGGTGCAATATGATGTATTTGCACCCCTACGTTTCCGGCAGGATGTGGACCACTGAAAGTGTGTATTTCTACATTCTTAGCATTTCTAAATACCCCACTGGGCTTTTCATCGCCTCTGATGCTTAAGTGAAGTTTTCCGGGAGTAAGTTGTTTGATTAGATCCAGACCAAATTGAAACAATTCTCCCTGACCATGCACAATTAAATCATTGTCAGGCCCCAAGGGATTGGAGTCAAATGCGGAAATAAATATATCTCTTGGCACATCGTCAGGATCGGCAATGATGCCATAAGGGCGTTGACGTATAAATGCCCATAATCCGCTTTTCAATAATAGTTCTACGATTTGTTGTCTTTCTAATTTTTGAGGTATTTCAAATTTTTCATACTGAATCTCACTATCTGCCGTGATTCTTATTTCCAACAACTTTCTTTTTTCCCCTCTGACTATTTCTGACACAATTCCACTCACCGGAGAAGTGAAAATTATGTTAGGTCTTTTTTTGTCATAAAATAACGGAGACCCTGCTTTAACTTCATCTCCCTGCTTCACCATCAACTTCGGAACAACGCCAAAAAAATCGGTTGGCTTCAATGCGTAGGTCTTAGATTGTCCGGAGTTATTGATAATTTTTTCCGGCTCACCAACCAGGCGGATATCAAATCCCCTGGTTATCTTTATATTTTTTGACATAGCAATTTTTTTTACCGGGCAAATTTAGAAAAATGTATAAAGGTTTGTTAAAAACATTTAAATTTTTCATACGGAAACCTTAAAATTATGGATATATCCAAATAAATCAAAGATTTATCATATCAACATCCCGGCAATAACAGCCGTTAATAATGATGCAACTGTTCCTCCCAAGAGTGCCTTAAATCCCAATTGCGACAATAGAGTGCGTTGATTTGGCGCTAAACTTCCAATGCCTCCGATTTGAATGCCTATTGAAGCAAAATTTGCAAAACCACATAAAACATACGTTGCCATGACTAAAGATTTTTTATGGACAAATATGTTTTGTGCCTTCATCGATCCTAATGATACGTAAGCATAAAACTCATTCAAAATGGTTTTCTCACCCAAAAGTTGACCTACCAACAAAATATCCTCAGAAGGCACCCCTATCAACCAAACAATTGGTGCTCCTATGACACCCAAAATCATTTGAAAACTCAATTTATCGTATGATGTATACTCTTTGATGAGGCCATTCAATCCGGTATATTTTCCGACAATATCGCCCAATAAAAAATTGCCCAGATAGATTAATGCAATAAATACCAATAACATCCCGGCTACATTCACAGCCAGTTTAATTCCGTCTGTTGTGCCGTTGGCGATGGCTTCAAGTGCATTCCGTCCGATTTTTTCTTCGCTTATTATCAGTTTATCTGACACATCGGCTGTCTGTGGCACCAAAAGTTTTGCAGCTATAATGGCTGCCGGTGCATTCATAACGGATGCAGCCAATAAATGTTTGGCATAAAACAATTGTTCTGCCGGGTCATTGCCTCCAAGAAACTTTACGTAAGATGCAAGCACCCCACCGGCTATGGTTGCCATGCCGCCGGTCATCAAGCACATAATTTCCGAACGGTTCATGCTGTGCAAATATGGCTTGACCAATAATGGTGCTTCTGTTTGCCCAAGAAAAATATTACCGGCTGCCGACAAGGCCTCAGCTCCACTGATTCGCATAAAAAACCTCATCAGCCAAGCAAATGCTTGAACGATTTTTTGTAAGATGCCCAAAAAATACAACAAGCTAGTTAGAGCTGAAAAATAAATCAATGTAGGTAAAATAATGAAAAGGAAATTTTTCAACGGAGATTCTACCAACCCCGAATCAAAACTCCTGATCAGAAATTCTATCCCGAAATTGGCAAAAGATATTACTTTCAAAAAAAACTTGCCGGCTTGTTCAAAAAGATGTTGAACAACCGGCACTTTAAAAATCAACAAAGCCAAAATAAACTGAAGCAGAAGTCCTTTTAAAATCAGTTTCCAATCAACTGCACGTTTATTTTCACTAAACAACCAAAGGATTCCTACTAAAAATGCCAGCCCAATTGTCCCTCTTCCTATTGATTCAAATGAAATGCTATTAAGATAATGGCAAGGCATTTTGATTATTCTATTTATTTTTGCGGCTGTCTATTTCTTTTTTGATTATTGCCGCTTCTTCAAAATTTTCGGCTTCAATGGCCTTTTGTAGCAATATATTCAGTTCTTCTATAGACAGTTTGGAATAATCAAGTGGTTCATCCGGTTTTTTTTCTTTAGTTTCTTCTTGAATTGGTTCCGGTTGATTGGATTCCTGCACAATTATACCGGCCATATCCAAAATTTTTTCATAGGTATAAATAGGAACTTCAAATCTTATAGCCAATGCCACAGCGTCTGATGTACGGGAATCTATTTCTTTTACTTCGCCGTTTTGTTCCATAATCAACTTGGCATAAAATATCCCTTCGTGCAAATTATGGATAATAACTTCTTTTAACTGAATGCCAAATTCAATGCAAACGATTTTAAAAAGGTCATGGGTCAATGGTCTTCCGGGTTTGATTTTTTCAAGGTGTAAGGCAATTGCCTGAGCTTCGTTGGCTCCAATGATTATGGGCAATTTTTTGATGCCGCCTTTTTCGCTTAATATCAATGCATAAGCGCTGCTTTGCGATCTGCTGTAGGATATACCGGTAATTTCCAGTTCTACCTTTTTCATTTTTCATTAAGTCATTAAGCGTGTTGAGATTTCCATTGTTTATATGACTCGATCAATTTTGGAACCACTTGAAAAGCATCCCCAACAATTCCATAATCGGCTGCTTTGAAAAATGGTGCTTCAGGATCAGTATTGATCACCACTATGACTTTACTTCCGTTCACCCCTGCCAAATGTTGTATAGCTCCCGAAATACCGATTGCAATATACAAGTTTGGTCTTATGGCTGTTCCTGTTTGACCGACATGCTCATGATGTGGCCTCCAGCCTGCATCGGCAACCGGACGTGAACATGCCGTGGCTGCACCCAACAATTCGGCCAATTCTTCTATCATTTTCCAATTTTCGGGTCCTTTTAACCCTCTTCCTGCAGACACTACAATATCCGCCTCGGTTAAAGATACCTTTCCGATAACTTTTTTAACCTCTTTTACTTTTACTTTTCTCACAGATTCGTCCACAGAAAGCGACACCTGTTCTACCTGCACAGTGGCTTCTTTTTTTGTTTTTCCATATGCATTGGGCAACAATGCGATTATTTTAACAGGTGTTTTAATTTTTACATAGGCCAATGCTTTACCTGAAAATACATTTCTTTTGACAATACATTCATCTCCGTTGATTTCAGGCAATGCAACCGCGGTGGTAACCAATCCCGCTTTCATATATACTGACAAAAAAGGAGCTATGGACTTTCCCGTATAATCGTGCGATAACAAAACATATTCTGCCGAAACTTGTTTTGCTGCTTCATGAACTGCTTTGGCATACAATGTTGCATCAAAATCCTTGTAAAATCCGGCATTGTGCTGCATAACCTTACTCAACCCGTATTGCCCTATTTGGTCAATATTTTCGGCATTACCAAGCACAAGACCCGTAACGGGCAATCCGGTTTTTTCCCCTAATGCCACAGCATAACTTGCTATCTCGTATGCACTTTTGTCAAGTTTATTGTCATGAGTACCTAAATATACCAATATCGCTGACATAACTAATGAATTTTAAAATTAAACATTAAATTTAAATAACTTTTGCTTCGTTGTGTAACAAATCCCAGAGTTGTCCCGGATTTTCCGGATCAATATATTTACATTCTTTTTTCTTTTCGGGCACTTCAAATTTCACATATTCAGTTAGTTCTTCCGATTCAAAGGGATCAACTACTAGGAGCGGTTTAGTCCTTGCAGCCATGATACCTCTCATATTGGGAATTCTTGCTTCGGCCATTCCTTTTGATGCCGAGACCACAAAAGGACCGCTCACCTCCACAACTTCTTTCCCTCCCTGTATTTCACGTTCGATAGTAGCCACACCATCTTTAAAATCTAACTTTGTAGCATAAGACACAAAAGGCAAATCCAAAAGGCCCGCAATCATTCCTCCGATCTGAGAACCATTGTAATCTATTGTTTCCTTGCCACAAAAAATTATGTCATAGCCCTTGTCCTTTGCAAACGATGCAATCTGATTGGCCACATAAAAAGAGTCCTTATCCGGAGCATTAATCCTTACAGCATCATCGGCACCTATAGCCAGTGCTTTTCTGATAGTAGGCTCATTGGCAGCCGGCCCCACATGAATTACAGTCACCGAGCCACCCAACGACTCTTTCAACTCCAACGCCCGAACTAATGCATACCATTCATCGTAAGGATTCATGATAAACTGAACTCCTGTTTCGTCAAACTTCGTATTATTGTCTTTAAAAGAAATTTTTGCCGTAGTATCCGGCACATTGGCGATACACACTAATAATTTCATCTTTTGTAATTTTTAATTCAACGAATTGCAAAACTAAACAAAAAAATCTGTTGAATAAAAACAATTTTTATGCATAAATTATTCCCGGCGCTTTTACCCTTGCTTTGGTATAATTTCCCTACACGTTTCCCGCTTTAAATGTTATATTTTACAGGAATTCATCTTTGATCGAAATAAAAATACATTATTTTACATTCTTTAAAGGTTATTTGAAAAATCAAAATATTTAGTTTTTTTGAATTTCATTTTATTTGCAAAAAAATAAATGGAACACATTTCCCCAAATAATCAATCATTTTTAGACATTATACTTGGAGTATTCCGCAATTACCGTAAAGAAATATTGCAGATTTACGGCTTGGGCTTGTTGTATGCCATACTCTCATTCATTTTTCCGGTAAGCGTTCAATTATTGATTAACTTCATACAAGGCGCTTATTATTCTGTTTCACTTTACATGATTATCTCATTGGCAACCATTGCACTGATTTTTGCTGCCATTTTGCAAATACACCAATTCAGAATTATCGAATACATCGAACAAAAACTTTTTCACCGTTATAGTTTTGAATTTGTCAGAAAATTCCCCTTGCTAGATTATATTTCGGTGATGTATAAAATTCCAAGAGATATGGCCAACCGTTTTTTTGATATGGTCAGTATCCAAAAATCCGTCCAAAAAATTCTTATCGATTTTTCCTTTACCTCAATCCAGATTGTCTTAGGTTTCATCATATTGATTTTTTATCATCCGGTTTTTTTGGGTCTTTTGCTTATCATTTCTTTGATTCTGTATATTGCTTTTAAATTGACCTTTTATCAAGGACTGGATTTAGGTCTTCGCTATTCAAAGTATAAATATGATATCTCCTTTTGGATTGAAGAAGTGAGCGAAGATTTTATTGCTTACAAATTGGCAGGCAGAACCGACCATCATTTTAAAACGCTCGACGAATTGATGAACCGATATTTGAAAATGAAAAATGGTTATTATGACATTTTAGAACAACAATATATTGTATTTAATACCATCAAAATCATTTCCATACTTTTTTTTCTCATTGCCGGAAGTGTTCTGGTTATCGAACAAAAAATGAATCTTGGAGAATTTGTGGCTTCCGAAATTATCATCAGTTTGCTTATTTCATCGTTTGATAAAGTGATTATATTGATGCGTACGATTTATGAATTGATCGTTTCTTATCATAAAATCAATGAAGTATTGGCCGAAAAAGAGGAAGATATTAGCTCTACTTTGAACATAGTAGATAACTTTGATGAAGGCATCGAAATAAATTTCAGAAACGTTACTGTAAAAGACCAAGAAAACAAGATTATTCTCGATGATATAGATTTGCATATCAAATCAAACGAAAAAATTCTCATCGTTGGTGACGACTTCAATGCCAAAGCTGCCTTTTTGCGTCTTTGCACCACACTGATTCGTCCGAGTGAAGGAGAAATTTACTTCAACCGCAAACCTTTGATTTCTTACAACATTCAAAATCTGCGCTACCATATAGGATCATTTTTGAACCATGATTATCTTTTCAAAGGAAAGATTATCGATAACATTACCTTAGGAAGACCTAATACTGATTTAAATTTCATCCTTCATATGGCCGATAAAATCGACTGCATCTCCACCATCAACCGTTTGCCTAAGGGTTTTGATACTGAGATTTTATCACATGGTGTAAACTTTTCGGATACCATGGTCAACAAACTGCTTTTTTTAAGAGCCGTATGCATTCAACCAAAGTTGTTGGTGTTCGAAAATCTATTATACAACAACCAGGATGACGATATCGAAACTTTTCTAAACATTATCACAGATTCAGCGAATTACCATTGGACTTTGATTTGTTCGTCGAAAAACTCAAAATACAAAAAATATTTTGACCGAGTT includes these proteins:
- the nqrC gene encoding Na(+)-translocating NADH-quinone reductase subunit C; this translates as MSVDVNSNKYTFVFAIVMTLIVSVILAFTSETLKPLQKKNIEREKMQNILSSVGMNVSRDEAEDAFKKYIVESYVFDANGNKKAGVEAFQVDILTEFKSGGQKNFPVFVYKGDDGKVKYIIPMVGKGLWGPIWGYLALDEDKNTIAGAVFDHKGETPGLGAEISQPWFQAQFVGKKLFDENGNFKSVIVVKGGADDNDPHGVDAISGGTITSNGVTEMIERTMKTYEPFLKNKQV
- the nqrB gene encoding Na(+)-translocating NADH-quinone reductase subunit B; protein product: MKALEKFMQKIKPDPNAKFPLAYWMWDGFYTFLFVPGHTTHSGAHIRDAVDLKRTMFSVIIALIPCLLFGIYNTGYQHYIAQGITNASFGDIVLVGLGKVLPLIVVSYVVGLGIEFIFCAINRHPIQEGFLVSGLLIPLIMPADVPLWMVAVSTAFAVIFAKEVFGGTGMNFVNVALVARAFLFFAYPTMISGTSVWYADAPFSGTVDAVTGATALGDAAANMPIQDFTAKYSLMDSFIGLIPGSIGETSALACLLGGLFLLITGVASWRVMLSVFLGGWVMASIFNAFGANTLMQIPALHHLVIGGFAFGAVFMATDPVTAAQTNTGKYIYGFLIGVFAILIRVFNPAYPEGMMLAILFMNVMAPLIDHYVIQANIKRRLARKPVIYPKLKENTSVTTH
- the nqrA gene encoding Na(+)-translocating NADH-quinone reductase subunit A, whose amino-acid sequence is MSKNIKITRGFDIRLVGEPEKIINNSGQSKTYALKPTDFFGVVPKLMVKQGDEVKAGSPLFYDKKRPNIIFTSPVSGIVSEIVRGEKRKLLEIRITADSEIQYEKFEIPQKLERQQIVELLLKSGLWAFIRQRPYGIIADPDDVPRDIFISAFDSNPLGPDNDLIVHGQGELFQFGLDLIKQLTPGKLHLSIRGDEKPSGVFRNAKNVEIHTFSGPHPAGNVGVQIHHIAPICKGEVVWTLTPQDVLTIAKFFKTGTVDYTRVVAVGGSGIQSPKHFRTIAGVSMAALLENNLKNDREYRIISGSVLTGTKVDKNGYLGFYDYQVSVIPEGGQPEFLGWLLPGFNKFSLSGLFPSKLLPSRKYDLDTSMHGEERPFVVSGQYEKVFPFDIYPVQLLKAILVEDLELMEKLGIYEVVPEDFALCEVICTSKINSQEIVKKGIELAIKEL
- the yeiM gene encoding nucleoside transporter, which translates into the protein MPCHYLNSISFESIGRGTIGLAFLVGILWLFSENKRAVDWKLILKGLLLQFILALLIFKVPVVQHLFEQAGKFFLKVISFANFGIEFLIRSFDSGLVESPLKNFLFIILPTLIYFSALTSLLYFLGILQKIVQAFAWLMRFFMRISGAEALSAAGNIFLGQTEAPLLVKPYLHSMNRSEIMCLMTGGMATIAGGVLASYVKFLGGNDPAEQLFYAKHLLAASVMNAPAAIIAAKLLVPQTADVSDKLIISEEKIGRNALEAIANGTTDGIKLAVNVAGMLLVFIALIYLGNFLLGDIVGKYTGLNGLIKEYTSYDKLSFQMILGVIGAPIVWLIGVPSEDILLVGQLLGEKTILNEFYAYVSLGSMKAQNIFVHKKSLVMATYVLCGFANFASIGIQIGGIGSLAPNQRTLLSQLGFKALLGGTVASLLTAVIAGMLI
- the etfA gene encoding electron transfer flavoprotein subunit alpha: MSAILVYLGTHDNKLDKSAYEIASYAVALGEKTGLPVTGLVLGNAENIDQIGQYGLSKVMQHNAGFYKDFDATLYAKAVHEAAKQVSAEYVLLSHDYTGKSIAPFLSVYMKAGLVTTAVALPEINGDECIVKRNVFSGKALAYVKIKTPVKIIALLPNAYGKTKKEATVQVEQVSLSVDESVRKVKVKEVKKVIGKVSLTEADIVVSAGRGLKGPENWKMIEELAELLGAATACSRPVADAGWRPHHEHVGQTGTAIRPNLYIAIGISGAIQHLAGVNGSKVIVVINTDPEAPFFKAADYGIVGDAFQVVPKLIESYKQWKSQHA